The sequence AACGGGAAAAAGGGAGTCATTGCGGGGGGAAGCGGGAATGGCCGGAGGGAGCGAGCGAGCGTGGAGAGAGGGAGCGGGTCCTAACTGTCCTATCCTCCCTCCCTGTCCCGTCCCCGCCCGCAGACGCCGGCGACCCCTATCAGGCGGAGGAAGCCGAGGCCAACGGCtacagcagcggcggcggcgggggccgCAGCCCGAGCGCTGACAGCGGGGACGAGGCGcccgacgacgacgacgacgaggaCGAGGCGCCGGAGGCGGGGGCGTCGCGCAGCGCGGAGGAGGCGCGGGGAGGCGGCAGCGGCCTCGCGGCCCGCGGGTCGGGCTGCTCGGGCGCGGCCGAGGCCGAAGCGGCCCCCGGCGCCGTCGACGAGGCCGCGGTCCCCGGTCCCCGCGGGAACTCGCCCGGAGTCCCGGGCCCACCCGGGGCCGTGGCGGCGCCGGGAAGCGCGGGGACGACCCCGCAGGGCGCGGCGACGGCGACCAAGCCCAAGCGGAAGCGCACGGGCTCCGACTCCAAGTCAGGCAAGCCGCGGCGCGCGCGCACCGCCTTCACCTACGAGCAGCTCGTGGCGCTGGAGAACAAGTTCAAGGCGACGCGCTACCTGTCGGTGTGCGAGCGCCTCAACCTGGCGCTGTCGCTGAGCCTCACCGAGACACAGGTGAAGATCTGGTTCCAGAACCGCCGCACCAAGTGGAAGAAGCAGAACCCGGGCGCCGACACGAGCGCACCGACCGGCGGCGGCGGGGGACCCGGGCCAGGCGCGGGGCCGGGCGCAGGGCTGCCCGGCGGCCTCAGCCCGCTCAGCCCGTCGCCGCCCATGGGCGCGCCGCTCGCCATGCACGGCCCGGCGGGGTACCCGGCGCACGGCCCCGGCGGCCTGGTGTGCGCCGCGCAGCTGCCCTTCCTGCCCAGCCCGGCCGTGCTCTCGCCCTTCGTCCTGGGCTCGCAGACCTACGGCGCGCCCGCCTTCTACGCGCCGCATCTCTGAGCACCGAGACGCGCGACCCGGACCCGCCGGCGCCCGCCGGCCGGCTCTTTTGTGAGGCTCGGTCGTGGACTCTGTATATAGTCGTTGCTACGGAAgagttttaaatttgtaaatgacTGTCCGCGTTGGGGCCGGGCTCGGCCGCTTGCAAGCACTTTGCCGAACTTGACTCAATCAATAAACCGCAGGAGGCCGTGCCCGCGTCCCTCAGGCTCCTGCACCGCCAGCGCCCGGCCCTCCTCGCCTCCATTCGGTGGGGACGCTGGCGCGACCCAGGCGCCCTGGGGGTGTTCGATCCGGCGCGGGACTCGGGCCCGAGTTTCCTCGCGGGCTCAGCGTCCCGCAGCCAAACTCGTCCGTTACGATGTTGCCTGGGTCCCCCACGAGCTCGGGGCTGTGCGAGCTGAGGCTCCGGTCCGAGACGCCCCTCTCTACGCCTTCCCTCTCCTGGACCCCGACCCCGGTAACCTCGGAACGTCCTTGCTCTCCCTCCTGTAGCCTCAGGCGGGTCTTGGGGTGCAGGGATGCCGGTGGGACAGAGCGGCGCTGGGTCGGGCTGGGCGCAGCGCTCTCCCGCTCAGCCCCTCCGCCGCTCAGCACCAGGCCAGGGCAGCCCGCGTGGGGCGCACCCGCCTGCTGGCCGGCTAGGACCGAGCTCCTGGGataggagaggaggaggagaaggaggaggaaagccaGGGCGCACGGGGGTTGAGCGACCGACCTGAGGACTCCCACCCACAGGAGTCCAGTGCTCTGGCCGGCGCGGCCACCTCTCCTCAGTGACCTGCGGGGTCCCTTCTGGGCGCAGTCCCCACGCAGGATTCTGAAGCCCTGAGCCAGGTGGCTGTGGGGACGCAGGCATCACTGTTCGGTGACGAGGGGTCCCCACGGCAGCACCGCTCAGGGCTCAGAAAGGACTCATAGGGGTCACAGAATGCTGGGCTTGGTGGGGTGGCGTGCCTCGCCATGTGGCTGGTCCCCAGGCCCGAACCCTGTGCCCTCCGAGGGATCGGGCCTCACTGGGCCCACATCCTCCAGGCGTCCCCATTGAACCAACTGAGCTCTCTGAGGGGCTGTCCCTGCACCAGTCAGCCCGTTGCCACCACTGCTACAGGACTGTGGGCTGATAATGGGGTTGGGGAGCAAGATGACCcttggggggggaagggggggcaGCGACCCTACCTCGCCCCAGGCAGGAATGCCAGCGAGCACCCCACACAGTGGCTTCTCCATCTGCAGAGGGCAAAGGGTGGGTGAGGAAGCCCTGGCCCGTGGGGCAGCTGGGACTGCCCTGCTCGTGCTGACACCCCCATGGCCTAGGGTGCCCTTCACCCTCAGATCCCCAGGGTCCACCCCCAGGTCCCTCCTCCTTTGCTGTCCTTTCTGGCACAGCCAGAAGGGTCATGAGCCTCGAGGCCTGACTCCCTGTTTCCCAGAGCACCATGCTACCTGGGAGTAACAGGAGGGGCACAGGCGGGTGCGGCCTCCAGGGTGTAGGCAGCTGACTGAAGAGCCCCAagaggctcttggcctcacatgaaATCATCAGCAGTATTGTGCTCTTAGTCTGAGCTGGGCGCGAGAGGCTCAGAGCAGGAATCACAGCCTCCACCTCCGGTAgctggggcagaggccagggcaaGGTACACCCTCCAGGGCCTGGAAGGAGCCGGGTCTGTCCCCAAGGACTCCTTGCCGAGCTCAGCTGGGCTTGGAAGACCAGACACAGACACATGGGGATCCCGGCCCCAACCCCCGGGTGGTGCTGAGACCTCTACCTGCCAAGCTGCACCCACCTCCACTCAGCCTGGCCCTTCCCCATCCTGCGCCAGAGAGGCAGATAGGgggagaaggacagagggagCTTCGGACAGagactcacctgctctggcctcctccctctcctcaccccacATCCTGTCTTCCCCCACCGAGGCTGACCCATCTTCCAAGTTCACCCAGAAGCACAGCAGCCACACAAGTGGACCCTGAAACACCAACCCTGGCTCTGGAGCAGGGGTGCAGGGTGGGTTAGAGGCCATGAAGCCAGGGGAGCAACAGCCGCAGGTCCGTGccctctcctccacctccagGCTCCAGACT comes from Rhinolophus ferrumequinum isolate MPI-CBG mRhiFer1 chromosome 5, mRhiFer1_v1.p, whole genome shotgun sequence and encodes:
- the NKX1-1 gene encoding NK1 transcription factor-related protein 1 translates to MDGHAELPAFPRAGAPPLAASDTVPAVPEGAGAARPAPPPRPTSFSVLDILDPNKFNSRRRRCVLLGPVAPAACAPAPCAPVAAAPGRPPRAEELERRALAAAREAGAATGAEPPHAGDPYQAEEAEANGYSSGGGGGRSPSADSGDEAPDDDDDEDEAPEAGASRSAEEARGGGSGLAARGSGCSGAAEAEAAPGAVDEAAVPGPRGNSPGVPGPPGAVAAPGSAGTTPQGAATATKPKRKRTGSDSKSGKPRRARTAFTYEQLVALENKFKATRYLSVCERLNLALSLSLTETQVKIWFQNRRTKWKKQNPGADTSAPTGGGGGPGPGAGPGAGLPGGLSPLSPSPPMGAPLAMHGPAGYPAHGPGGLVCAAQLPFLPSPAVLSPFVLGSQTYGAPAFYAPHL